A portion of the Camelus bactrianus isolate YW-2024 breed Bactrian camel chromosome 25, ASM4877302v1, whole genome shotgun sequence genome contains these proteins:
- the ZHX2 gene encoding zinc fingers and homeoboxes protein 2 has protein sequence MASKRKSTTPCMVRTSQVLEQDVPEEGDRAKEKGVGTPQPEMAKDTWAGEPENSSKESEVIEVKSTGEAQSKKLQGGYECKYCPYSTQNLNEFTEHVDTQHPNVILNPLYVCAECNFTTKKYDSLSDHNSKYHPGETNFKLKLIKRNNQTVLEQSIDATNHIVPITTSGPGGGDSDPGISVSKTPIMKPGKPKADAKKVPKKPEEAAPENHVEGTARLVTDAAEILSRLGSVELLQDTLGHVMPSVQLPPNINLVPKVPVPLNTTKYNSALDTNATMINSFNKFPYPTQAELSWLTAASKHPEEHIRIWFATQRLKHGISWSPEEVEEARKKMFNGTIQSVPPTITVLPAQLAPTKMSQPILQTALPCQILGQTSLVLTQVTSGPTTVSCSPITLAVAGVTNHGQKRPLVTPQAAPEPKRQHVAQVPEPPPKVANPSLTPASDRKKTKEQIAHLKASFLQSQFPDDAEVYRLIEVTGLARSEIKKWFSDHRYRCQRGIVHITSESLAKDQMAIAASRHGRTYHAYPDFAPQKFKEKTQGQVKILEDSFLKSSFPTQAELDRLRVETKLSRREIDSWFSERRKLRDSMEQAVLDSMGSGKKGQDAAAPNGALSRLDQLSGAQLASSLPSPSPAITQSQEQVHLLRSTFARTQWPTPQEYDQLAAKTGLVRTEIVRWFKENRCLLKTGTLKWMEQYQQPHMADDHGYDALSRKAAKTVIVESPKNGSEVGQQYYKDPKKFCEEGLEKLVPRVKAGGEPAKDSLLAKPLEAASDRLEGNSRDGRGCDKQEESGVVDWVEVTVGEEDASSDRSDSWSQTAADGAAEVADSDSDSVPAEAGQA, from the coding sequence ATGGCGAGCAAACGGAAATCCACAACCCCATGCATGGTCCGGACATCACAAGTACTAGAGCAGGATGTGCCCGAGGAAGGAGACAGGGCCAAAGAGAAGGGGGTCGGCACGCCCCAGCCTGAAATGGCCAAGGACACTTGGGCAGGGGAGCCGGAAAACTCTTCCAAAGAAAGTGAAGTGATAGAGGTGAAGTCCACGGGGGAAGCACAGTCCAAAAAGCTCCAAGGTGGTTACGAATGCAAATACTGCCCCTACTCCACGCAGAACCTGAACGAGTTCACGGAGCACGTCGACACGCAGCACCCCAACGTGATTCTCAACCCCCTCTACGTGTGTGCCGAATGTAACTTCACAACCAAAAAGTACGACTCTTTGTCGGACCACAACTCCAAGTACCATCCCGGGGAGACCAACTTCAAGCTGAAGCTGATCAAGCGCAACAATCAGACCGTCTTAGAGCAGTCCATCGACGCCACCAACCACATCGTGCCCATCACCACCAGCGGCCCCGGAGGCGGGGACAGCGATCCTGGGATCTCGGTGAGTAAAACTCCCATCATGAAGCCAGGGAAACCGAAAGCTGATGCCAAGAAGGTGCCCAAGAAGCCGGAGGAGGCCGCCCCCGAGAACCACGTGGAAGGGACCGCCCGCCTGGTGACAGATGCGGCTGAGATCCTCTCGAGACTCGGGAGCGTGGAGCTCCTCCAGGACACGTTGGGACATGTCATGCCCTCTGTCCAGCTCCCACCAAATATCAACCTTGTCCCCAAGGTCCCTGTCCCGCTGAACACTACCAAATACAACTCTGCCCTGGACACCAACGCCACCATGATCAACTCCTTCAACAAATTCCCTTACCCCACCCAGGCTGAGCTGTCCTGGCTGACCGCTGCTTCCAAACACCCAGAAGAGCACATCAGAATCTGGTTTGCCACCCAGCGCCTGAAGCACGGCATCAGCTGGTCCCCGGAGGAGGTGGAAGAGGCCCGGAAGAAGATGTTTAACGGCACCATCCAGTCAGTGCCCCCGACGATCACCGTGCTGCCCGCCCAGCTGGCCCCCACAAAGATGTCACAGCCCATCCTCCAGACAGCTCTTCCGTGCCAGATCCTTGGCCAGACCAGCCTCGTGCTGACTCAGGTGACCAGCGGGCCAACAACCGTCTCTTGCTCCCCCATCACGCTCGCCGTGGCTGGAGTGACCAACCATGGCCAGAAAAGACCGTTAGTGACTCCCCAAGCTGCCCCCGAGCCCAAGCGTCAACACGTCGCTCAAGTGCCAGAGCCCCCACCCAAGGTGGCCAATCCTTCGCTGACCCCCGCCAGCGACCGCAAGAAGACGAAGGAGCAGATTGCACATCTCAAGGCGAGCTTCCTCCAGAGCCAATTCCCTGATGACGCCGAGGTCTACCGACTCATCGAAGTGACCGGCCTTGCCAGGAGCGAGATCAAGAAGTGGTTCAGCGACCACCGGTATCGGTGTCAAAGGGGCATCGTCCACATCACCAGCGAATCCCTTGCCAAAGACCAGATGGCCATTGCGGCCTCCCGACATGGTCGCACATACCACGCATACCCAGACTTTGCCCCCCAGAAGTTCAAAGAGAAAACACAGGGTCAGGTGAAAATCCTGGAAGACAGCTTTCTGAAAAGCTCTTTCCCGACCCAAGCAGAACTGGACAGGCTAAGGGTGGAGACCAAGCTGAGCAGGAGAGAGATTGACTCCTGGTTCTCGGAGAGGCGGAAGCTTCGGGACAGCATGGAACAGGCTGTCCTGGATTCCATGGGGTCCGGCAAGAAAGGCCAAGATGCGGCAGCCCCCAATGGTGCTCTGTCTCGACTTGACCAGCTCTCCGGGGCCCAGTTAGCCAGTTCTCTGCCCAGCCCATCACCAGCAATTACACAGAGTCAAGAACAGGTTCATCTCCTGAGAAGCACGTTTGCCAGAACCCAGTGGCCGACCCCCCAGGAGTATGACCAGCTCGCTGCCAAGACCGGCCTGGTCCGAACTGAAATCGTGCGTTGGTTCAAGGAGAACAGATGTTTGCTAAAAACTGGAACCTTAAAGTGGATGGAGCAGTACCAGCAGCCTCACATGGCGGATGATCACGGCTACGACGCCCTGTCGAGGAAGGCGGCCAAAACTGTCATCGTCGAGAGCCCAAAGAACGGGAGTGAGGTGGGTCAGCAGTATTACAAGGACCCCAAAAAGTTCTGCGAGGAGGGCTTGGAGAAGCTGGTACCCAGGGTGAAAGCGGGCGGTGAGCCAGCAAAAGACAGTTTGCTGGCAAAGCCCTTGGAGGCCGCCTCAGACAGGTTGGAGGGCAACAGCCGGGATGGCCGGGGCTGCGACAAGCAGGAGGAGTCAGGCGTCGTGGACTGGGTGGAGGTGACGGTCGGAGAGGAGGACGCCAGCTCAGACAGGTCGGACAGCTGGAGTCAGACCGCGGCAGACGGCGCGGCGGAAGTGGCCGACTCGGATTCCGACAGCGTCCCTGCCGAGGCGGGCCAGGCCTAG